One segment of Triticum aestivum cultivar Chinese Spring chromosome 2A, IWGSC CS RefSeq v2.1, whole genome shotgun sequence DNA contains the following:
- the LOC123186568 gene encoding BTB/POZ and MATH domain-containing protein 2-like — MSPLGFSLFRKGKLSEPEPRPTVPSSGYHLIALDSYSDTKRIPTGESIDSAPFTIGGYRWVFKYYPNGSCKNTSDFISIHAELSLDQKVAQPVKVVLRFSSTLSLSEAVRPTPIGQGERFVFSSGCTVLAFDRLIRRRDFEKEHLNGDLSIIRCDINVAADSSVAAPLLENVPPSDIKEHIARLLSSKEGADVTFEVGGEMLVAHRCILAARSAIFKAELFGPMKEGATANVIRIQDMEAKVFRALLSFIYTDSLPKMDIDSMDEGEVEEQGKGEEAMWLQSLLAAADRYDIRRMKLLCQNKLQ; from the coding sequence ATGTCGCCGCTCGGCTTCTCCCTCTTCCGCAAGGGCAAGCTATCGGAGCCAGAGCCGAGGCCCACGGTGCCGTCCAGCGGGTACCACCTGATCGCGCTCGACAGCTACTCGGACACCAAGCGCATCCCCACCGGCGAGAGCATCGATTCAGCCCCCTTCACCATCGGCGGATACCGCTGGGTTTTCAAGTACTACCCCAACGGCTCCTGCAAGAACACCTCCGATTTCATATCCATTCACGCTGAACTCTCCCTTGATCAGAAAGTTGCACAGCCCGTGAAGGTGGTGCTCAGGTTCAGCTCCACGCTCTCACTTTCCGAAGCAGTGCGGCCCACGCCCATCGGCCAAGGGGAAAGGTTTGTCTTTTCCAGCGGTTGTACGGTTTTGGCATTCGACAGGCTCATCAGAAGAAGGGACTTTGAGAAAGAACATCTTAATGGCGACCTTTCCATCATACGTTGCGACATCAACGTAGCCGCGGACAGCAGCGTCGCAGCTCCGCTTCTTGAAAACGTGCCACCATCCGACATAAAAGAGCATATCGCCCGTCTCTTGTCGAGCAAGGAGGGTGCTGACGTGACATTCGAGGTTGGCGGCGAGATGCTTGTCGCGCACCGTTGTATACTCGCTGCCCGATCTGCTATCTTCAAGGCAGAGCTCTTTGGCCCCATGAAGGAGGGGGCTACTGCAAATGTCATACGGATACAAGACATGGAAGCAAAAGTGTTTAGAGCCTTGCTCAGTTTCATCTACACCGACTCATTACCCAAGATGGACATAGATAGCATGGACGAAGGAGAGGTAGAAGAGCAAGGCAAAGGAGAAGAAGCAATGTGGCTGCAGTCGTTGCTTGCAGCAGCAGATAGATATGACATCCGCAGGATGAAATTGCTATGTCAAAACAAGCTGCAGTAG
- the LOC123191037 gene encoding probable protein arginine N-methyltransferase 6.1, with amino-acid sequence MLPSHLNGHSPLARRRPHLPAASPPAAAAGDPPAAAGDAALEAHDRVYFQSYSHIGIHESMIKDRVRTDAYREAIMLHQKFIEGKVVMDVGCGTGILSVFCARAGAKRVYAVDASEIATQASEIVKANNLADKIIVIHGRVEDVDVEEKVDVIISEWMGYMLLYESMLPSVLFARDKWLKPGGLILPSHATLFMAPITNSDRYEGSVDFWCDVYGINMSALVPLAKKFASEEPSIEIVGGENVISWPFVVKHIDCYTFTVEEFKSITTTYKVSSMMLAPIHGFGLWFEVEFNGPAESCSNLSSDSSPLDIIQKKRRRASDSTVVLSTAPEDEPTHWHQTILYFPDPIGVTQDQIIEGSVTITPSEENPRCLNIHLECSTGGQNLVKDFAMR; translated from the exons ATGTTGCCCTCGCACCTCAACGGCCACTCCCCgctcgcgcgccgccgcccccacctccccgcggcctccccgcccgccgccgccgccggggaccccccggcggcggcgggggacgcCGCGCTGGAGGCGCACGACCGCGTCTACTTCCAGTCCTACTCCCACATCGGCATCCACGAGTCCATGATCAAG GACAGGGTCAGGACCGACGCGTACCGCGAGGCAATCATGCTCCACCAGAAGTTCATCGAGGGGAAG GTTGTGATGGATGTGGGGTGTGGCACTGGGATACTCTCGGTGTTCTGCGCTCGTGCCGGCGCGAAACGA GTTTATGCTGTGGATGCTAGTGAAATCGCCACCCAG GCCAGTGAAATTGTAAAAGCAAACAATTTAGCTGATAAGATCATTGTCATTCATGGACGTGTTGAG GATGTTGATGTTGAGGAGAAGGTTGATGTAATAATATCAGAATGGATGGGTTATATGCTTCTTTACGAG AGTATGCTGCCAAGCGTTCTATTTGCAAGGGATAAATGGCTTAAGCCAGGGGGTCTTATCCTGCCTTCTCATGCTACG CTTTTCATGGCGCCTATAACAAATTCTGATAGATATGAAGGAAGCGTTGATTTCTGGTGTGATGTTTATGGCATAAACA TGTCTGCTCTTGTGCCACTTGCCAAAAAATTCGCATCCGAGGAGCCCTCCATTGAAATAGTTGGTGGAGAAAATGTTATAAGTTGGCCATTTGTG GTGAAGCACATTGATTGCTACACTTTTACGGTTGAGGAATTCAAGTCTATCACCACAACATACAAAGTTTCATCAATGATGTTAG CTCCAATTCACGGCTTTGGTCTCTGGTTTGAGGTGGAGTTCAATGGGCCTGCAGAGTCTTGTAGCAATTTGTCCTCCGATTCAAGTCCACTTGATATTATTCAGAAGAAAAGGCGCAGGGCATCAGATAGCACAGTTGTGCTGTCCACAGCCCCAGAAGACGAGCCAACCCATTGGCACCAG ACAATTTTGTACTTCCCTGATCCTATAGGGGTGACGCAAGATCAAATCATAGAAGGCTCTGTAACAATCACCCCAAGCGAGGAGAATCCACGCTGTCTGAATATTCACTTGGAGTGCTC CACGGGAGGTCAAAACTTGGTGAAGGATTTTGCAATGCGGTAA